The genomic region GCATGATGATGTTGATCCTCACAGGCGGATATATGTTCAGCGGCGTCTTTTTAGGATTGGGAGGAGGGGATGTAACGGAAAAGATCTTGATGGGCCTTCCTTTCGGTCGGGGAGGGATTTTAGTCCTCTTTCTCGCGATTGCTTTTCTGTCGGGGTTCTTTCTGGATTGGGCCAGTATTCTGCTTGTCTTCATCCCCATCTTTTCTCCGATCATCGTAAAATTGGGGTTCGATCCCATCTGGTTCGGAATCCTCTTCATCATGATGATTCAGACCTCCTATCTGACTCCGCCCCTGGCGCCCGCGATCTTCTATCTAAAGTCGATCGTGCCGCCTGAAGTGACAATGCGAGAGATGTTTTATGGGGTGATCCCCTATGTCCTCCTTCAGCTCACGGGTATCTTCCTGGTCGCTCTCATTCCCCAAATTGCCTTATGGCTCCCTTCGAAGATCATAGGTTGGTAAAGGCCAAACCCTAAAGGGGGATCGTATGATGACTCATAAAGAACGGATGCTGAAGGCTGCCCGAGGGGAGTGGGCCGATCACCTCCCCTGGGTTCCCCGGATCGACCTCTGGCACAATTCAAACGCCATGCATGGCACGTTACCCAAACCATTTAAACCGGACGCCACGCTGGACGAGATCGCAGATTACATCGGCGGGGGGTACCACAAAATCGTCCCAGAGTTTCTTAAGGTCCGCTCACCCGAAGACAACATTGACCGCGGGATAGGGGTGTATCGTCTCTGGGGGATGGCCTACCGGCCAGAACTGGTAGGCGTGGAACGGGAGGTCAAAAAAGAAGGGGATGCCACCCGCGTCACTTACCACACTCCTCTGGGGTCCGTCTCTTGCACCTATATTTATACGGAGGAGATGAAACGGGCGGGTGCCTCCATCACCTGGATTACCGAACACGTCATCAAAGAACCGAAGGACTATAAGGTGGTCGGTTACATATTCAAGAATATAAAGATCCATCCCGATTATGAAAATTACCTGGAATTTCAGAGGAAGGTGGGGGACAAAGGATTTGCGGCAGCCTTTGCGAACCTATCGGCCAGCCCGATGCATCACATCATGAAAGAATTCCTCGATGCAACGAAATTTTATCTCGAGATGTACGATCATCCCAAAGAGATGCAGGGCCTCTGCGAGGATATGGAACCGTATTTCGACCAAATCTTCCGAGTCCTCGCTGACTCCCCGGCAGAGGTCATCTTCTCGGGGGCCAATTTTGATGAAATGATCACTTACCCCCCCTTCTTCCGGGATCACATCATGCCCCATCTTCAAAAATTAGCAGACCTGCTCCACCCTAAAGGAAAACTGCTCCTCTGCCATTGCGACGGCGAAAACAAAGGGCTCCTCGATCTCATCCCCGAGAGCGGCATGGATATTGCGGAAGCCATCTGCCCGCAACCCATGACCAAAGTCACCATCCGAGAAGTGAAACAGGCCTTCAGGGGAAAGGTGACCATTTTTGGGGGGGTCCCCTCCGTGGCCTTGATGGAAGAGAGCATGTCGGATGAAGAGTTTGAGCATTTTATGAAAAACTTATTCAACGAAATCAAACCGGGAGATCGGTTCATCCTGGGAGTCAGCGATACCACCCCACCCGGGGCCAAATTTGAGCGGCTTTTGCGGATCACAGAGATGGTCCAGGACTGGGGAAGGCTACCGATGATCGATTGAAGAAGGAGGAGAACAATGCTGGATCAGGAGAAATTTTATACTGGACTTTCCCAGGGCAAGGTGGATGAGGTGAAGCGATTGGTTCAGGAGGCGTTGGAGGGGGGCGTCCCGGTGGATAAAGTCTTAAAGGAGGGCCTTCTTGCGGCCATGGACCGCATTGGCGCCCGATTCAAGAGCGGAGAAATTTACATTCCCGAGGTCCTGATCGCGGCCCGGGCCATGCATGCAGGGATGGCCGTTCTCAAACCGATCCTCTCCCAATCCTCAACCAAACAGGCGCAGAAGGTGCTCATCGGGACCGTAAAGGGCGACCTCCATGATATCGGAAAGAATCTCGTGGTGATGATGCTGGAGGGAGGGGGCTTTGAGGTGGTCGACCTGGGGATCGATGTCCCTGCCAACAAATTCATCGATGCGATCAAAGCCCATCAGCCCCAGGTGGTCGGGATGTCAGCCCTGCTGACGACCACGATGATCGAGATGAAAAACACGATTCAGGCCATCGAATGGGCTGGCCTGAGGAATCAGGTGAAGGTCATCGTCGGAGGAGCCCCGGTGACCCAGAAGTTTGCCGACGATATCGGAGCCGATGGATATGGCCCTGATGCGGCCTCGGCCGTCGATCTGGTCCGAAGGCTCCTGGCAGAGTAGGGGGAGGCGGTGACTCCTGATTCCCTTAAGGAATTCTACGAGGCTTTGAAGAATACCGATCTTCGAGTCATGGAGGGCCTCGTCAAAAAACATCTCGATCAGGGAGCCTCTCCGCTGGTCCTTCTCAACGACGGCCTGATCGGCGCGATGGCCCTCATCGGCCAAGAATTTAAAGCCTCTCAAATTTGGGTCCCGGAGGTCCTATTGGCCGCGAGAAACATGCACAGGGGAATTGAACTCCTCAAACCGGAATTGATGAAGCAAAAGGCCGAGCCCAAGGGAAAATTCCTCATCGGGACCGTCAAAGGGGATATTCACGATATCGGGAAGAACCTCGTCTCCATGATGATGACCGGTGCGGGTTACGAGGTCATCGATTTGGGCATCGATGTCCCCCCAGAGCGATTCGTCCAGGCGATCGATCAACACCATCCAGACCTCGTCGGTCTTTCTGCCCTCTTGACCACCACCATGCTCGAGATGAAGGAGGTCATTCGGGTCGTCCGGCAGACCTTCCCGGCCCCACCCAAGATCATCATCGGAGGGGCACCGGTCACCCAAGGGTTCGCCGACGAGATCCAGGCGGATGGCTACGGCGAGGATGCCGTCCGGGCCGTGGAACTGGCAGACCGACTCCTACAACCTAAAGGTCGAAACTCATGAAAGGTTCCCTTGTGACACCGAAACGAAGGTTTCTCTCAGGTCTGTTTGGGGGGAGAAAAGGAGACCGCATCTCTGTCGGAAACCCCACTTCCATCGTCTCCTTGGAATTGATGGAGAAGGTGGGGGTCTATTTTCCGGAAGCTCATCTGAATGCCGAGCAGATGGCCGTCCTGGCCGCGGGGGGATATGAGATCCTGGGGTTCGACTCCATCATGCCGGAATTCAGCGTTCAACAGGAGGCCGAGGCCCTTGGCTGTGTGGTCGACTGGGGAAGCCCCACGATGATGCCCGATGCTAAAACCCATCCCGCCCAGGAAATTGAGGACCTTGTCATCCCCGAAAACCTTCTTGAAAAACCCTCCATGAGGGTGGTCTTGGAAGCCCTTGAACTTTTACGAAAGAGATACGGAGACCGGGTTGCCCTTATCGGAAAGGTGATGGGTCCCTGGACGATCTCCTACCATCTGGCCGGGGTGCAGAATTTTCTCATATGGACGATCACGGAGCCAGATAAAGTGAAGGGATTTCTCGAACGCTTGAAAGAGGTGACGATCACCTTTGCCAACGCCCAGTTGAAGGCAGGAGCGGATGTGGTGGTCGTGGCCGATCATGCGACAGGCGACCTGGTCAGCCCAAAGACCTACAAGGACTTTTTGCTTCCGGTCCATCAGGAGATCAATCAAAGAATCGGGGGCCCAACGATTCTCCACCTCTGCGGAAATTGTTCCGATCGCCTCCGCCTCTTTGTGGAGGCGGGGTTTGATGCCTACCATTTTGAATGGCAGGTGGACTCGAAAAAAGCGGTCGAGGTGGTCAACCACGAGATGTCCCTTATCGGAAATATCGCGAACAAGAACGCCCTCTTCGGAGGGACGCCGGAGGACGTTTACCGACAGGCCCGCTATAGCATCGAGGCCGGCGTGGACATCCTTGCCCCGGAATGCGCGGTTCCCCTGCAGACCCCTGTCGAAAATCTGAAAGCCATCGTCGCCGCAGCGAAGGAAGGCTATCCAACCGCTTAATAAAGCAAGGGAGACAATTGACCATGCTCATCGTCGGAGAATCGATCAACGGAACCATCCCTAAGGTCGGAGAGGCCATCCTGAACCGGGACGAAACCTTTCTCAAACAATTGGCCAGGACCCAATACGAATGCGGGGCCCACTTTCTGGACGTCAATGCGGGCGTGGCAAGCGGCCATGAGGTGAGGGATTTGCCCTGGCTGGTGGACCTCGTTCAGCAAGAGGTCCCCATCCCCCTGATGATCGATAGCGCCAACCCTGAAGCCCTCGCCTCTGCCTTACAGGTCTATCGGCATTCGGAACCCCCGATCTTGAATTCCATTTCAGGGGAACAGGCGAAATGGGATCGCCTTTTCCCCCTCGTCATCGAAAGGCGTTGCAAGGTCGTCGTCCTCCTGATGGACGATCAAGGAATTCCAAAATCCCTTGAAGAAAAATTGACCATCGCTCAAAGGTTGTATAAAAAATTGGTCGACGCCGGACTCCCTCCCGATCACGTCTTCTTCGACATCCTGGTCTTATCGATTGCGGTCGAACCCGAGGCGGCCCTCGTTGCCCTCAAGACCATGCAGACCATCCGTTCGCATTTTCCAAACGCCCACCTCATCTGCGGGGTGAGCAATGTAAGCATGGGGCTTCCTGCAAGAAGACTGATCAACCGGACCTTCCTGACCATGGCCCTCGCCTCCGGCTTGGATACCCTCCTGATCGATGTCCGGGATCAGGCCCTCATGTCCTCCCTCTATGCGGCCAAAGCCCTCCTCAACGAGGATCCTTACTGCCTTGAATATTTAAAGGCTTATCGAGAGCAAAAACTCCTTCCCTGACCCCTTTCCCTGTCTGAAAAAAAGTCGATATCCCTTGACAAGACCAGAGGGCTTTAGTAATATTACGCCAAATTGGACAACGCTGTTCTATTAATAGAACCACTGGATCCCCGGCCCTTAGAAAGGGTCCCGAAGTATTAGGGATATCGAAACGGGAAAGTCGGCCAGTCTCATAAATCTTAGGATCAAAGGAGGGATGAAACGGATCAGCATCGGGAGGAGATCAATTTTGAGCCAAAGAGAAAGGAGGTCTTCACCATGAGGCACAAAAAAGGTTTAGCGGGAGTCGTAAGCGTTATTCTCTTTGTGGGGCTAATGGTTTCGGTTTCCTTATTCGAAAAGGCCCACGCTCAAGAGGTGAGGCTGAGGGTCGCTACCTATTTCCCACCTCCCTCCATGCAGTCCAAACTTTTAGAGGAATTTTGTCGCGAACTCGAAAGCCGCACCGGGGGCCGGGTGAAGGTGGATTTCTTTGCCGGAGGCTCGCTCTTTCCACCCGTGGCCACCTTTGACAATGTCGTCTCTGGAGTGGCCGATATTGGATACTCCCATGTCTATTACACGCCGGGTCGAATGCCGGTCACCGAGGCCGTGGGGCTTCCTCTGGCCTACCCCAGTGCCTGGGTGAGCGGCCAGGTGATGAACGATTTCTACAATCAGTTCAAACCCAAGGAGTTCGATCCTGTGAAGGTCCTCTGGATGAACACCTCGCCTCCGAGTGCCATTGCCACCTCCAAAAAGGCGATCCGGAGGCTTGAAGACCTGAAGGGGTTGACCATCCGGGCCCCGGGAGTGGCCGGAGAGGTGATCAAAGCCCTGGGCGGGACGCCGGCGCCCACGCCCATGCCCGAGGTTTACGATGCGATCTCCAAGGGCGTGCTCGATGGGGAGGCCTCCAATTTTGAAACC from Thermodesulfobacteriota bacterium harbors:
- a CDS encoding corrinoid protein, which encodes MLDQEKFYTGLSQGKVDEVKRLVQEALEGGVPVDKVLKEGLLAAMDRIGARFKSGEIYIPEVLIAARAMHAGMAVLKPILSQSSTKQAQKVLIGTVKGDLHDIGKNLVVMMLEGGGFEVVDLGIDVPANKFIDAIKAHQPQVVGMSALLTTTMIEMKNTIQAIEWAGLRNQVKVIVGGAPVTQKFADDIGADGYGPDAASAVDLVRRLLAE
- a CDS encoding corrinoid protein; protein product: MTPDSLKEFYEALKNTDLRVMEGLVKKHLDQGASPLVLLNDGLIGAMALIGQEFKASQIWVPEVLLAARNMHRGIELLKPELMKQKAEPKGKFLIGTVKGDIHDIGKNLVSMMMTGAGYEVIDLGIDVPPERFVQAIDQHHPDLVGLSALLTTTMLEMKEVIRVVRQTFPAPPKIIIGGAPVTQGFADEIQADGYGEDAVRAVELADRLLQPKGRNS
- a CDS encoding MtaA/CmuA family methyltransferase; amino-acid sequence: MTPKRRFLSGLFGGRKGDRISVGNPTSIVSLELMEKVGVYFPEAHLNAEQMAVLAAGGYEILGFDSIMPEFSVQQEAEALGCVVDWGSPTMMPDAKTHPAQEIEDLVIPENLLEKPSMRVVLEALELLRKRYGDRVALIGKVMGPWTISYHLAGVQNFLIWTITEPDKVKGFLERLKEVTITFANAQLKAGADVVVVADHATGDLVSPKTYKDFLLPVHQEINQRIGGPTILHLCGNCSDRLRLFVEAGFDAYHFEWQVDSKKAVEVVNHEMSLIGNIANKNALFGGTPEDVYRQARYSIEAGVDILAPECAVPLQTPVENLKAIVAAAKEGYPTA
- a CDS encoding dihydropteroate synthase — translated: MLIVGESINGTIPKVGEAILNRDETFLKQLARTQYECGAHFLDVNAGVASGHEVRDLPWLVDLVQQEVPIPLMIDSANPEALASALQVYRHSEPPILNSISGEQAKWDRLFPLVIERRCKVVVLLMDDQGIPKSLEEKLTIAQRLYKKLVDAGLPPDHVFFDILVLSIAVEPEAALVALKTMQTIRSHFPNAHLICGVSNVSMGLPARRLINRTFLTMALASGLDTLLIDVRDQALMSSLYAAKALLNEDPYCLEYLKAYREQKLLP
- a CDS encoding TRAP transporter substrate-binding protein translates to MRHKKGLAGVVSVILFVGLMVSVSLFEKAHAQEVRLRVATYFPPPSMQSKLLEEFCRELESRTGGRVKVDFFAGGSLFPPVATFDNVVSGVADIGYSHVYYTPGRMPVTEAVGLPLAYPSAWVSGQVMNDFYNQFKPKEFDPVKVLWMNTSPPSAIATSKKAIRRLEDLKGLTIRAPGVAGEVIKALGGTPAPTPMPEVYDAISKGVLDGEASNFETLRTFRFAEVVKFSTSVWQITNPFPFYLIMNKESYRKLPADIKPIFDALVGEYKEQYLLMWNAVDFAGKDYGVEKKVEFIELSREEVTRWKAAVEPVIDAYIKRMTARGHTEAEVKGWIKFLRDRIDFWTKKQIDFRIASPAGPPEIKPEALLRR